From one Lycium barbarum isolate Lr01 chromosome 6, ASM1917538v2, whole genome shotgun sequence genomic stretch:
- the LOC132598468 gene encoding alkaline/neutral invertase A, mitochondrial-like translates to MKSINLITMTPCCRILLPCRSNSFSGLQFKKTHKSFHTNSSNFRLNFKQKCDFYSYPRINRTLLGPISSWGQSRVFSSHCNNGIIINPIGGALKKRGFHVIASVASDFRKNYSTSVEKTRVNDKNFERIYVQGGLNNVKQPLVVEKVDLDEHGHKNVNNDEKVESVKEESQAVKDAWKLLENAVVTYCGSPIGTLAANDPNDKLPLNYDQVFIRDFIPSGLAFLLKGEKDIVRNFLLHTLQLQSWEKTVDCYSPGQGLMPASFKVRTVPLDDNKYEEVLDPDFGESAIGRVAPVDSGLWWIILLRAYGKITGDYGLQERVDVQTGIKLIINLCLSDGFDMFPSLLVTDGSCMIDRRMGIHGHPLEIQALFYSALRCSREMLSMDEGSKNLVNAINNRLSALSFHIREYYWVDMKKINEIYRYKTEEYSTEATNKFNIYPEQIPHWLMDWIPEEGGYLIGNLQPAHMDFRFFTLGNLWSIVSSLGTPKQNESILNLVEAKWDDLVGLMPLKICYPALENEEWRIITGSDPKNTPWSYHNGGSWPTLLWQFTLACIKMNRIDLAKKAVDLAEKKLRVDQWPEYYDTRYGKFTGKQARLYQTWTVAGFLTSKMLLENPEQASLLFWEEDYDLLEICVCALKKSGRKKCSRGAAKSQILV, encoded by the exons ATGAAATCAATCAATTTGATAACCATGACACCTTGTTGTAGAATTTTACTCCCATGTAGGAGCAATTCTTTTTCGGGTCTTCAATTTAAGAAGACCCATAAGTCATTCCACACAAATTCATCGAATTTTCGTTTGAATTTCAAGCAAAAATGTGATTTTTATAGCTACCCACGTATTAATCGGACCCTATTAGGGCCAATTTCATCTTGGGGTCAATCTAGGGTTTTCTCAAGTCATTGTAATAATGGTATTATTATTAATCCTATTGGTGGGGCCTTAAAAAAGAGAGGTTTCCATGTAATTGCTAGTGTTGCATCTGATTTTAGGAAGAATTATTCAACTTCTGTTGAAAAAACACGTGTTAATGATAAGAATTTTGAGAGAATTTATGTTCAAGGTGGTTTGAATAATGTGAAGCAACCATTGGTTGTGGAAAAGGTTGATTTAGATGAACATGGTCATAAAAATGTGAATAATGATGAGAAAGTTGAGAGTGTTAAAGAGGAATCGCAAGCGGTAAAGGATGCTTGGAAGTTGTTGGAGAATGCTGTAGTTACATATTGTGGGAGTCCTATAGGGACACTTGCTGCTAATGATCCTAATGATAAGTTGCCCTTGAATTATGATCAAGTTTTTATTAGGGATTTTATTCCATCTGGACTTGCTTTTTTACTCAAGGGGGAGAAAGACATTGTTAGGAATTTTCTGCTTCATACCCTGCAACTGCAG AGTTGGGAGAAAACTGTGGACTGTTACAGTCCAGGGCAAGGATTGATGCCTGCAAGTTTTAAAGTTAGAACAGTGCCTCTCGATGATAACAAATATGAAGAAGTTCTGGACCCAGATTTTGGGGAGTCAGCTATTGGCCGTGTAGCACCTGTTGACTCGG GCTTGTGGTGGATTATCTTGTTGAGAGCTTATGGGAAGATCACCGGTGACTATGGATTACAAGAAAGAGTGGATGTGCAGACTGGCATAAAGCTGATAATAAACTTGTGTCTATCTGATGGGTTTGATATGTTTCCGTCTTTGCTAGTCACTGATGGTTCCTGCATGATAGATAGAAGGATGGGTATTCATGGACATCCGCTTGAGATTCAA GCGTTATTTTACTCAGCACTTAGATGCTCCCGTGAGATGCTTTCTATGGATGAAGGATCCAAGAATTTGGTGAATGCCATAAACAACAGACTTAGTGCTTTGTCATTTCACATTAGAGAATATTATTGGGTTGATATGAAGAAGATCAATGAAATATACCGATATAAGACAGAGGAGTATTCCACTGAAGCCACTAACAAGTTTAACATCTACCCTGAACAAATCCCTCATTGGTTGATGGACTGGATTCCTGAGGAAGGTGGTTATCTTATTGGCAATTTACAGCCTGCCCACATGGACTTTAGATTCTTCACTCTTGGAAATCTGTGGTCTATTGTGTCATCTTTGGGTACCCCAAAACAGAATGAATCAATCCTGAATCTGGTCGAAGCTAAGTGGGACGATCTTGTGGGTCTTATGCCCCTTAAGATATGTTACCCAGCTCTGGAAAATGAAGAGTGGCGTATAATCACTGGTAGCGACCCTAAGAACAC ACCTTGGTCATATCATAATGGGGGTTCTTGGCCAACTCTTCTCTGGCAG TTCACCCTGGCATGCATCAAGATGAATAGGATTGATCTTGCTAAGAAGGCAGTCGATTTAGCTGAGAAAAAGCTTCGGGTGGATCAGTGGCCTGAATATTATGATACAAGGTATGGCAAATTTACAGGAAAGCAAGCCCGGCTGTACCAAACATGG